The segment GTCCATTGTACTTGAAGACAATCATTATAAATGATATTCTGTACACGTTTATTCTGTCACTCATTCATAAAGACGTCAATTACCGTATTCGttgagagaaaatgagagggGCGGGTGACCGATAATGTCTGCTACTCCAATGGCATAACAGACTAAGGCCATCGAAGGTGAAGGTGATTCACAGCATGCAGAACGAATGAAATCAGCAGCTTCGCACATCATTCACtgaaaagttctttgtttttttttaatagattaatTTTGTTACTGTCTGACTACAGAATACTAAGCTATTAGAAAATAATGGTTTAAACTTCGGACATTTTCACGGGCAAACAGTCATCATCTTCGGACCTGTTgtcaagtatttttttcagttctTGAATATATGTTTTGGCCATTTTGAGTGTGTCGTATTTCGAGAACACCTGATCATCGCCCATGTTTGgaatcacttgcctcagacggTCGAAAGCGGTGTTGAGACTTTTCATCCTATTCCTTTCCCTAGCATTAGCAGCCAATCGTCTTCTCCGATATACTTCCCCTGACGCCAACTTTGTTGTTTTGGAGTTGCCCAggcattgtttatttttaccTTTCTCGGAATAATCCTTAACTGTCTCGTTTTCAGCTTTGAAAATATCAACATTTTTAACTGAAGGGTAACTCGAAGACAAACAAAGCTCAGAGAGGGTCCTTGAATTAGCTGAAGGGTAGACGATTACACCATTTTCCGCGCGTATTTGTTTGCGGCGACGTATACCTTTCATCCATTTACAGCATTGGACTTTGGATTTGTGGGAGTTGACAGCATTTTTAGCTGTGACAAGGCAGTGTGCAGTGTTGGGTGAGGCTGCACCGCAGAGACGGTGAGTCTGACAGTCTTGATATGAGCGAAACAAAATAGGAGCGTGAAGTGTTGCATCTCCCAGGGAACAAACACTCGGAGTAGGTGAACAGGACTTGACGAGATCATCGGTAAACTGGCCATCAAGGAAATGAGGAAACTTCTGACTTAATAGTCCATTGCTCTGGACGCTATTGTAGTGGTAAGAATGAATGATGTCATATTTAACATTGGGAAACATTGGTAGACCATTCATCCTGTAATGACGGTGTTCTTTATACctgtaaaaaatgtatataggtGAAATAAGAAACAAATTAAGAAGATGAATGCTATTAAGTGTGTGTCATGCTCTGGCGTCATTTCTTTTTTGTGGGACCTGTGTGGGAATATTGCAAACGCAACCCAactcaaattaaaataaatttataatctaCATGGGGATTCGAACTCAGGTAGCACAGGACAAGCTTTAAAAGAATTGGAGACTAAGTTTAAAACAGAGTGCTACAGTTACAATAAATCCAAATAGTCTTGATGGTTCACAAAGCACaaaataaaactctttaaagcagggatgcccaaaatacggcccgcgggccagatccggcccgcgatgtgGTTTTATCAGGCCCGCCAAAACGtctgcacaaagtgtagaataggttgaaaaaattatctttacccACTTTAGGGTCctgactttttctctgatgaattggtaccatgctattttaaaatgtgtaggtttatgaaatgAGAGAGCCGAAGAAACTACAAGTTGTCTCTGAATATAGAATCATACGAGGAAAATTGAACGGATCtttaattacttatttttttggaacatgataataaattatttgttttgtaaattgtaactgttttaaaaacaacaaaatatatacgGCTTTATAAAacatatgacggcattcttggtttgagcctcGAATAAAAGGTTGTTAAACTAagcctagaaattggaggatcgatgggaatatttaccaaaaagagttggtaaagctagctaaaatgttgctcacattttaagagagaaatgaagccagttAATATCCTATAAATTAATGCAAGTATTAGATCCACTAGTTTCAAATAAAATTCttttaggtcaatttcatttcgttttatgtacattttcggtcatgtggcctgcgacacgagtgtcggaaataaaaatggcccgcaggtcgaattattCTGAGCATCACTGTTTTGAAGTAtatcttgatatatatatatatataggtatatacaaaacatatgcagtatattttacttttattacatAATATGAAACGCTGCttgtgttgttttaaattacattcgacttatataaatactaatactaaatgtattctttctcttttaaaacaaatgtaaatactTTATTACTAATATATGAAGCTACCATAACAGAAAACATTCAATTTAATACAactatttttataacattattttagaaaaaaaaatatatagaaaagtTACTTCACTTATTAATACAGTCTCccctgttttgttttgttttttgctatCATTAGAGAATGGTTATaaaatggtgtaattttatataaaaaactgTCTTgaatagttaatttaaaaaattaaatgattcaCTTTCAGAGAACAAAATAGTAGCCGCTGAGACAGAactttgaaaaagctaaaatattatatcggattttcaatatcttgtCCGGTTTTTGCGCACTAAATGGAACGGACGGATACACAAAcggacagacaacacaaaactaatagcagcttCTCCACTTTCGTTGGCCGCTAAAAAATCAACAATAGCCATTGAAAGGTAATACCTACGTATTTGTACTCTGTAACGCCACCAACCGCGAGATAGCTATCACCACAGTGTCCGCGTTGAGTAACGATGTGTCGGATGGGACGGTTCAGCGGAGCTTCTCTGTCATCCTCCCCAGGtgcttttcaaaataaataaatacattacaaataagaATAAAATCAAAATGAGACACAACCATATTCTAATGCTATGTCTTGTGTTcatatttgtttgtattgatGTTAATCTAGACTTCAACAAAGGTTTGCATTTCTTCAGTTGAACAATATTTACCTTTGTattgaacaaaacaacaaacaacaacaacgctTGTTGGTCCAATATGAAAACAATGTTTTGGACCAAGTCGCTTGATCAAATTTCaggcattaaatatttttagaagatCGAATCAATgtcgataaaataatataatgaatCCTGAGAATGCTAGCTAAATGCCACTAGATCTCAATCCCATGGAACAGAGGAAATACGACCAACACCGTTGAGTCTACTCACTAGTCCTCTTTAGAAGAATACTCTTAATTTATAGCGGCGGTCattgttggtgtgtgtgtgtgtgtttgggtgaGTTTGTATATACGTCAGGTAAAGAGAAATCTATCTGGGTGTGAGGGGGAAGGAGATGTCGAggaggggaggggtgggggtggggagaaGGTGAATGAGCAGGAGTAAGTTTCGAAAGTTCAATCAAGCATTCAGGCCACTTTTGGCAACAGCGACTGCCGAATGACAGGACGCCGGCCACTTACATTGAggccactttaaaaaaaaatgattttttttgtcccCCCGCGTGGAGGCACGTGACCCAGAACTTCAGGTGAGTTGATGGTTTCTGATGAAACGACAAGCGCCGTGGCATCGGGTGACGGGGAGTAAGCGGGAGGGcgttaggggggggggaatggaaaAAGGAAGGCGAGGGTTGATACTTTATTAAAACGCCAGGTTGGAGGGAAACTAACgggaaaaaaatagagagaagtTGTAACTCTATTAGTTGTCAAAAGATGAAGACAAGTAGGCAGACCCGGTGTCGTGGGGAAGGGGGAAGGGGGGGAGGTCCGCTTGTCACCTGTAACGCGTCTTGTAAGTCGTCGCAAGGTCAGTTTGACaaatcagggggggggggtctgtagGGAGTATAGCAAGCGTTTTGCAATTTTTaatcaaagttttaaaatttactttgtcAAGGTATGTAACAGCTGGCAAGtttaacacaaaataaagttcataaatatttttgtttttagcacaATTAATCCTATTGCCATCCTGCTTAATTTATGGGTAGGTTGTCAAAATAAATCGACATTTGGTTATTATAACAAACTTTTGATTACacaaatcaaatatttaaaaaaaaaaaataaacttagagTATTGCTAAAGAAAGTTGGACTGCTAATTACgccatgttttatttttgatagccaaatttaaatttatttctatttttactttgaaaaattgtaacggtcaaactagagttttccc is part of the Biomphalaria glabrata chromosome 2, xgBioGlab47.1, whole genome shotgun sequence genome and harbors:
- the LOC129924610 gene encoding uncharacterized protein LOC129924610 yields the protein MNGLPMFPNVKYDIIHSYHYNSVQSNGLLSQKFPHFLDGQFTDDLVKSCSPTPSVCSLGDATLHAPILFRSYQDCQTHRLCGAASPNTAHCLVTAKNAVNSHKSKVQCCKWMKGIRRRKQIRAENGVIVYPSANSRTLSELCLSSSYPSVKNVDIFKAENETVKDYSEKGKNKQCLGNSKTTKLASGEVYRRRRLAANARERNRMKSLNTAFDRLRQVIPNMGDDQVFSKYDTLKMAKTYIQELKKILDNRSEDDDCLPVKMSEV